The genomic region GAAAGAGAATGAATGACTCTCCTATATGGATTGAAGAACTGTTGCATCCTTGCTGTCATTATAACATGGCTACACAGCAACGTTCAGTGAACAGTGAATCGTTGGTCTCTGGTGGGACTTTTAGTGGAACAAGGAAAGGTGCCAGTTTATGATCAAAATCACACTGTTGAGGGAGATCAGAGCTTTTCTTATCATAGCAGTAAACCTGTGAGATCGATCAACAAATAGCACCCTGcaacatgtttttcttcattGCCAGAGACCCCAAATCATTTTGATTTCATTCAAAGAGGGTCATGTATTGGTATAATAGAGGGTTCATCATCTTTTTACATCAAACTTTGTCACTACTTTGTAATCTGATTTATCTAAAAGATTTACATTGTAATATAGTTTGGGTAAGTTCCTACAGCACGGACAGCATTTTGTTGTAACCAGATCAGAGTCACACATCTCACCTGATCATCTATTTAAGAAACTACAGCTTTTTACCATTTCTGATAttaatatgttttaaatatttattccgCTCGCAAGATACATTCAAGGGACTATATCAGTGAAGTTCAAGACTTACTTCAAAGTGAAATCAAAGGTCTATTTTACTTAAATGGATAGTTCAAAGGCAAAGATTTCTTCTTCTATAGCATGTTACAAAAGATGCTTGAATTACCATTTAACAGCTGTTTTTCTCCATGTACTGTTGtctttgtatatatgttttatttgtttgacgCATTGTGTTATGCTTTATACTTAGGTGTCAAAACAGGTGTTTAAAGTAGTACCCCCCcttacaatacacacacactcacacctttcCAAATTGTATTGAAATTTTAGGATTTGACGGAGCCCCCTCGGCTTCCTGTATCCACCTTAACCGaatattatttgttattttgtcattttgtgaGCAGAAGTCTATCTTTTGAGGAACACAGCAGAGTAATGTGGTGTCTCCATTTACACAAGCTGCATGATGTGATAGCAATGAGTGTCTTTTATGACAGTTATCACAGATAGACAACAAAGACAGACAAAGTAAGATGAAACATTTTAGTCCATCTATTGAGTAAGGTGTAATGGCTTCTTTATAATAAAGGATTTTGGATACCAGTGGGGAAAATATACATAATCAACATGTTGATATCAGTAATTGAAGTCTAttgaacacacatttatatcacATTTAGGTCcacagttttcaaactaaatgttGGCAACTGTGTGAcaatgaatgaaatgattcaGGTCACTTCTCACACTCATAAGTCATAACTGAGACGATGACAATGACAATCAGTACAAAGACCTCCTTAGAATATAGTAGCATTAATACAATAAGAAATCCcttgaaatgaaaagtaaaatgaaaagaaaagaattaaaaatatcaaattaaaggacaatttattattattactttagaAATAAGAAGTGAATAATTGACATTATAGATTATTATTGCATGCGAAAAGTAATCATGCATTTGTATAAAATAGTAGAATAGAGACTGGCTTAAACTCCAACTCTCATCATACTGATGTAGCGGATCaatgattttccttttttagaGGGTGTTTGCAAATGTTTGGGGAATAACACTGCTTATGTGAAAAAAAAGTGTCTTCTCCTGACTTCACATCAGAGATTTTTACTTGCAAGAAACCATATTTAAACCATGTGTACCAGTGCTCCATGATGATGGGGCACAGTGGTACAACATCAGCATCCTGGAAGTTGCACACCAAAATAGAATACAATCattttttaatgtcaaataaaCCCATTTTTCCCCTTCTTTGACAAGCCAAAGCAAAATTCTTCAGAACTGAGGCAGACGTGTGTAGATCGACCCCTTGTGACTGATCGGCACACGTTGATCGCGCTGAGATTTCTGTCCGACTTGATCCTGACTCATGTCTTTGATTCCTTAAACTGTACCATCATGAGTCTATATGTCTGTATACCCATTACTAAACTTGTCATTTCCTCAGTGGACTGAATATATAATGGCTGTGCTTTTGGCATTTGAGGCCAACATGGGTATATATAATGCAAAGTTGGATGAATCCCTTAACTGATAGATACTGGAATTAATATTTGCCCAGAAGCCCCCTTTTACTGATGTCACAGCCATGATTGAAGgaacactcatacacacacgcgcgctcacacacacacacacacacacactgtcaaaacAAATGACTTCCTTCTAAAAGTATGTAtaacaatgtgttttttcttttttttgtaattggCTCATGCTCCCTCAAATGAACCGATATGTCACAGAATTTGCTCCATTTcctcaattttttaaaaaagttaaatatccTGTGTTGCAGATCTGTTTTCCTAACACTTTGGCTCAGTGTGGCAAATGAAGTCCTTAAGACACACCCGACTCAACCTCCAGTTGACACTGTTTGACTCAGGTTTGACTCCAGAAGAGGGGGCTGATGGGTGAATTTTCTAGTGAGAGGAAACCCCTCAGCTTTGAACACAAAGGCGGACTCTGAAAGGAAATTAGACGATtttgccttcaaaataaaagcattcccAAGGGAAATTcactgttatatatattttttcattattgatgcATTATTGCATTATGTATTATTGATGATTCATTAAGTGGCATTGGGACATAACACTGAAAAAAGTGCTGTATCAAAGTaagtatttacatttaaaaacttAAAATGCAAAACTGAATAGTTGTGGCTTTTTGAAGCTGTTTCCACACATAGTACGCTCACAGTACGAACTCTGTTAAATTTGTAGCTTATGCACCTTATAACAGAGGTGTAAGTCTACTACAATATAGTAGATATTCAATCAGCTTCAATTATACACATGTTCTTTTAATTTTTGGaaatcatgaaataaaaatgtgtaaaaataaataggtaatatgaaaacaaaagcatTCCTTTTTATTATTCAATCATATCGAATGCATTATTCATTTAGAAGAATTCATACGTCAGGTGCTgcttttgaaaaaataaataaacaaaaacatccttGATGTAGGTGTTGCAGCTCTTTCCCCAATTtggctttttattttgaaggacgTGGCTGGAAGTCATTTCGGTGTAATTTGACTCTCTTGACAGTGGCACGAGCCCCGGGCTTCCAAATAAGGAATCCGGCTGTTGCTGCGCgcggacacacagacagaggaggacgcaCCGGAGCCGCGAGCTGGAGACGTTTGTTCCAGAGCGCATCGCCATCCCTCCGTGATCCGTCTCTCCCTCAAACCTTCCACCATCACCTGCAGGACAGTGACCCGGGAGCGGGGAGGACCCTAGATCTGGAGGATAACTTTTTTCCAGACATACCTCAACATCTCTGGAATAATAAACACAGCAACTATTTGATTTTTCTTTACTTCACGAATGAAACAGGAGTCGAGAAGGTTTAATTTTGGAACAATGTAGCCTCAACCAATAAGACTCAGAACACATTCGGGATTTTCTGAAGCTATTTCGCGGACTGGAATCCCTAACGGAACTAACGCACAGTCAGAACTCCTCTTTGAGTTTCCACTTCTTCTTGAACACGTTTATTTTTGCTCAGTGTCAGTCGAAGTTTCCCTCTATAATTATGCGTTTCGTGGACTTATTATAGGCCCTCCCCAGGCTTTTGGAATTGGTGAATACCCCGTGAACGCACCGAGTTGTGACCACAGAATGCATCAAAGGGACTGGTAACTCACACAAGGTAAAATTCTCAAATTTTAAATAGTTATCTTCATTCTCATTAAGCTTTTCCTCACACTCACCCTCAAGTTCACGCATGTTATCAACACTGCTCCTCTTGggtttcctctctgtcttgtTTTGGCGAGGGGTCAGTGCAATGTGGCAGCTTTTGGGTGGTTTGTGGCACAATTGGCAAAGACAGAAGGTGACTCCAGGTCAGTTAAATATCTAGATTTATTCATTCCCTTATAATCCCTCTGATAAAGTGCTCGGATCTTAGTCAGCGGTATAAATGTGTGGTGGGGGGATATCATTTCCCAGTGTCTCACACCCAGCTGGTGTGCGCTCCGGGAGGCGCACCGCTGGTGGACAGTCACCGTCTGGACCACTGAGTCAGCCCGTGAGCGCGGAGGGAGAGCCGGTTCTCTGGGGGATACAGAGCCGCCGGACTCCAACCAGTCATCGTGCAATTTATCGTTCTGCTCACTCACAAAGCTCGAATACGAACAGATAGCGTGATTTGAGACGTTTGGAGAACAAGTGAGCGCAACTCCTTGAAtcggaaaaataaaataaaaaacacgcCTAGCCGAATTTGTTCCTGTTAATATAGTTTATATCTGACTTTTAAATCCCTGCCATACAAGCACCGCTAAAGCTCACAAAATATAGTTGTCTTACTCGTCATAAGGGATtccatttttagaaaaaaagagTGACAGTCAGCTCGCGCCTTGCTTTGACATTGAAAAGCATATTTTTGGTAATAGATTATATTGAAGAACTTAAGTGTAGATatgtatttacacattttaGCATTGGAGCAGCAGAGTGTGATAATGGTTTTGAATTGTGAGGAAAGACAAAGATAACAGGATATCATTGTGCGCCTTTTCTGCGCCTCTCTGATGCCACAATAACCCCGAAGCTCAATAGGTCACCTCTAAAGAAACCCAGCATGTCCTTTTCAAACGCACGGGGAGTGTGCTCCTGTGTCGTCTTGGGGAAATGATGGCCAGCGACACTTGAGGGAGAAAGCAGAGGCACGTCGCTGATTCTTTTGCCAGTGGAGAAGGCAGATGAGCGCTCTGAGCCCATCACTGTGGCGCACTCTCCGTCAGCCTGGCATCACTCGTTGATGGCCAACACTCCGCCACAAAATGGGTTTGTCGTTCGCCGTCTCCTTCTGGCGCAAGGAGCCTCCCACAGCTCTCCTTGTGCTGCAGTGAGACTAATGACCAATCTGTGGGATCCCGCATGTGCGCGCACACCATGACGAAAGGGATGCAGGCTGCGTTTAGTTTTTAACTTTCCAAACCGCTTTTTTTTGTGGATTTCCGGCTCTTTAAAGCTGAACCTATAAGGGAAAGTATCACTTTTATGTGTATTTCCTTGGTGTGGTTATTGCTGTCTAACAATTGGTTCCAACCATGCAGGCATTTTTAAGTTCCCTACTCATACAAATGGGGGcgctataaaaacacacaacaccatcCCTTGGGTAATATACAGTTAATTTACAGACAGGTTAAATGTCCATTAGCTTCTGCACGAACCGATCAGTATGGATTCATAGTGTTGGCATCCTGGATGGAGCTAAAGATGCAGCGTCGTACTGCTTGATTTAATGAAACAGTGTGAATCGCTTTTGCTTTTTAatttagtgtttttattaatcacGTATTATTTAGCAGGTGTTTAAAGATGTGATATTTTTAACCATATCAGATCTTTACTGGACGTCATCGTGTTGTGTGACGACGTTAACGGCCCCAATGACAGTCTGGCGTCTGGTGGTGTCCGGTAGGTCCATGGAGGTCGGGGCTTGTTGCACAGTGAGTGGTGCGTGGCGTCCGCCTAGGGCGTGGTCTCTGACCGTCATGGCGCCCGTGTGCTGACCCAGCAGAAGCCTCAGCTGCTGGTTCTCTCTGCTCAGGTCATCGTTGCATTTCTTCAGAGCATCTCGGTGCACCAGAGTGGCATAAATGTGTCGCATCACACGCCACAACTCTGGAAACTCACTCGACTCCtttgcttcttcctcctccgtcATGGATCTGTGACGATCTTCAGCTGAAGAGGGTGACATGAAGACGTTCTTCTGCCTGCCCTCCAGCTTCTGGCACAATTCAGCGACACGTAAAACCCTCTCGCCATCAGCAATGACCGCCTTCAGTTTCTTGGTGGCGTTGTCGCTCTGCACGGTGAGCTCAATAAGCTGTTTCCATGCTGCAGATTGACTCTGGGTCAGGTGATCACGAAGCTTGTAAGTAATTTTCTTCTCCTTGTTTCTGGCGGCTGGCAGGTCTTGTTCCACATACTCCTTTTCTGTCTTATTAGAATGGAGCTTCATCCTCAGCTGAAACACACAGTCCTGAAGCTTTTGGACCCTCGTCTTGGTTTTCTCACCCGTCTGAATGCATTGTTGGGTTTTCAGGACAAGTCTATCAAGTTCTTTTGCTTCTTTCTGCTGGAGCTCCAAAATGTCCTTCCTGCGTCGAGTCTTCTCATTCACCGCTATCACACCATCCAGGACCAGAGCAGCCCTCCGTTCGACGTGAGCCCTCTCGGTGGATGCAATGCTTTCGTTGAACAGTCTGTGGATTTCATCGATCACTTTTTGATGCCGCTGCTCCACAATGAGCTTTGCATCTTCCAGATCAGCACTCTTCATCTTAGAGTGTCCCAGCATCTGCTTCCTCTCAGATTTGACACTGGAGTTTGTGCGCTGCAGTCCGTCCCCCCACTGCTGCTTCAGAAGCATTAGCTGTTTTTCCTGCAGAGCCCTCAGATGCTCGATATTCTGCAGGTGGACCCGACACACTTGAGCCCACTGATGCTCCGCCCCCTTCAGGTCGCAGCGCAGACCCTCGATGACATTGTCCTTGTCCACCAGCTGCCTCTCAAACGTCTGCTTGAGGATGTCAATGTCTTTATGAAGCTGGGAGGCCCGACTCTGACGCAGAACCGACCTCCAGCCTTCGTTGATCTTCAAGAGgttcactgttgtgtttttctcctccttctgcaACTTGTCCTTCAGGATCTCGTCTTTCTCCTTGGGTGTCTGCTCGTCCTTTACAACATGTTTACATGCTTTCTTAGGCATGATGTTTAATATCTGACTTGTACGTCAATGCTCTTTATCTTTCGGGGAAATTTGGATTTCTGTGAAGTTCAAAAAAGACTTGGAAAAGTTCACCCACTTTTGAAAGAAAGAGTCTGCTCAGACAGTTGGATGATTCTTGAAAACTACTCGGTAAGAAAAAAACGTTGAATATTAATCTATCAcactaaaaaaattataaattatatacGTATTATAATTAAATCATCTACTTCTTCTTCCTATTTGTCCAATCTATTGCTGCCCGGCAACCCATATCAAAGTGTATTTAGGATTTTTACCATAAGATGCAAAGGACATCAAAGTAATGACACTGGCTATGAAGAGAAGGACATTATATGTTTAGGAATGCATCAGAGGACaattataaaaaatttaagatAAACTATTTGCTAGGCCAGATTATGtcacaaaaatgtaaacaaatataaatacatacataaagtACAGAACAGACATACATGGATATGGAATTCAATTTATAACTTATTATGTGTGTTAAAATATTATTCAGTCTTGCTGCTAATTTCAATGTAGCACTTGTGAAATGCTGTGACCAACCAGCATGGGGCAGATCTTGTTTATTGAGATAGAAGGTAGAGCTCAAAGGCACTGGATTTACACTCAGGAGAGAGGAAATCGTCACTAACTCACTTTCTtccctttatttgtttttgttattgtgaagaaataacaataacaaggCACTCCATAGGAGTGATATGAGGAGGGAAGACATACAAAAACTGATTATGGACAAAGTGTAAATATAACCAGGGAGATACTGGGGTGTATTTTATGCCACTATTTGAAGTTTTGTAGGTATGTGGTTATGCAATTATGTGACAGTAATGGATAACTGGAAGACTTTCATTTGACACCATAGATCATGAGATTCTGAAACAGAGACTGGAACAACATTTAGGAACAGCATTAGGCTGGTTTAAGTCATACTTCCAGATAGATTCCAATTTGTTAACGTTAACAATGACTCCTCCATGCACACAAAGGTTAGTCATCGAGTTCCACAAGGTTCTGTCCTTGGACCaatacatttcactttttacaacCACTCCCCCTTGTTGCTcctgaacacacatacacagctacacacacaggaATCCCACACACTGTGGATCTCAACAGGTGATGTTCAGGTAACTCTCCACATCTGACAAGCTCAGTAAGAGTAGTTAAAATTTGTCTTTATATCACACAACTACTGGAACCAATATTGATACAATTATTTTAGGTAAGCctttttaaagtttcagtgtTGCATGTTAATGAagatatagaaataaaaaagcagTACGACACAGCTGCAGCATTAACCTTTGATCCATGTCACTGCGGCTTGTGTTGCTGGTTGAAAATCGTTCCCCATAGAGTTGTGGTTCCAGTGGTTTAAACCCATTTCTCAAATCTAGGCTCTGCACATGATTAGTCCCACATCAACAGCCTGCACATTACACTGACAACATGAAACCTAAAGTATAATTTTGTTACATTCCCATTAATATCCACATATAGCCTGCCAGGCAACTGTAATGGGATTCAAATGTACATGACGTATTGTCTTCTGGGCGAGGTTTAGGGTTTGAGATGCCCTACTCACCCCCGGGTATGGATATTAGCAGTCAGCTATTTTAACCTCAAGAAAGAGAACAGATAACAGAAATAGACTCCACTGTAGTGGCCTGACAGGCACGGCTGGCTTGCAGTCACAGGGATGAGACAAGccagcaacacaacacaggcCTTTTCAGAGGCActcatgcatgttttttttaacctagaTGTCCTCCTTTGTTTCTGCATCTTACATCCTCCCGCTGCTTTGGAAAATACCCGCGCCGTCGGCTCACTCCCCTTCCTTCCAACTTCTCATCCTCTGATCACTCTGGTCCAAACAAGGCCGTACTGTCCGAGGCTGTGCGCTATCAGACAACCTCATATCTGAATTTGTGACATCACAGGGACGAAGAGGAGACAGTGTGGGGGGGGACAGTGGCCCTCATTGAAAGAACGGAGATGAATAGATGAGTGATGAGGACACAGTCAGTGGTACGATAGAAGATGGATTAAGGCGAGATAGAGAGGGACTGGAGACAGGGCTGTGTGACATAGTCAGACAGAGCTTTTCTGCAGCCTCTGAGAGGCACACAACGCTTTGAGTGCGACACCCACCGTGCTTTGGAGTAAGTCCACAGCAATCAGTCAGGACAGGCAggcttgtcacacacacacacatgcacacagttttaAAACACAGGCTCTTTAAAGGTGAACATGCCATTATCATGTCCTGGAAGTTCCTAATGGCTTTTCAGCAGCACCTCTGGGAAAAAGCATCTTTGCTCGGGGCAACTTGGAGGTTGACCAGATTCGACAAAACCATTGGCTCCCCTAATTAGGGACTAAACAAGGAGCTTGGGAAAAGGTGCTTAATGAGGCTTGTCCAGTTAGGAGAGGAAATTAGGCTGACGACCATGTAACAGCTACAAAGCTTTACCACAACACGCCACAATGGCTGCATTCACACCTCAGCCCTCACGCTTGGTTCTGGTGGCTATTTCGCCCTCATTGGTTTGAATGATTATTCACATCAAGCCTTGTCTGGTGACAGTGTGAGCTGATGAAGGTGTTGGCGCAGAAATGCAACGTGCCTATGGCGAGGAGTTCCTCAACAAAAATTATCCACCTACTATGTCAGTTTCAGCCAGTGGTTCTCTCTTGATAGCTTCACTCTAAAGTAGGCTTGTTCTCTCCAAGAAATAGATGACAGCATGTGTTGTAGTCGTATCAGTAGCCGCCCTCTTTTCCAATTTTGAATAactgaacacaaatacaaaagtaGCAGAACGGATATTAGCCTGACATCTTACTAAGGAGGAGGTTGAGG from Pleuronectes platessa chromosome 10, fPlePla1.1, whole genome shotgun sequence harbors:
- the LOC128449879 gene encoding dynein regulatory complex subunit 2-like, with translation MPKKACKHVVKDEQTPKEKDEILKDKLQKEEKNTTVNLLKINEGWRSVLRQSRASQLHKDIDILKQTFERQLVDKDNVIEGLRCDLKGAEHQWAQVCRVHLQNIEHLRALQEKQLMLLKQQWGDGLQRTNSSVKSERKQMLGHSKMKSADLEDAKLIVEQRHQKVIDEIHRLFNESIASTERAHVERRAALVLDGVIAVNEKTRRRKDILELQQKEAKELDRLVLKTQQCIQTGEKTKTRVQKLQDCVFQLRMKLHSNKTEKEYVEQDLPAARNKEKKITYKLRDHLTQSQSAAWKQLIELTVQSDNATKKLKAVIADGERVLRVAELCQKLEGRQKNVFMSPSSAEDRHRSMTEEEEAKESSEFPELWRVMRHIYATLVHRDALKKCNDDLSRENQQLRLLLGQHTGAMTVRDHALGGRHAPLTVQQAPTSMDLPDTTRRQTVIGAVNVVTQHDDVQ